The following is a genomic window from Rhodobium gokarnense.
AGTTCGGCCCGGGTGCGGACGATGGCAACGCTCATTTTGCGCCCGCTCCGGCCTTCGCTTTCGGCTTGTCCGCGAAGACGTGCTCTGGCGCCGGGAAGCGGCGGGCCCGCACGTCGTCCGCGTAGGCCGCGACAGCGCCTTGCGCCGCCTCGCCGAGTTCCGCATAGCGCTTGACGAATTTCGGGCGGAAGTCGGTGAACAGGCCGAGCATGTCGTCGACGACGAGGATCTGGCCATCGCAGGCCGGCGAGGCGCCGATGCCGATGGTCGGGATGGCGATCTCCTCGGTGATCCGGCGGGCAAGCGATTCGGGGATCTTTTCGATCACCACGGAAAAGGCGCCGGCCTCGGCGATGGCGCGGGCGTCCTCCAGGATGCGCTCCGCGGCCGCGCCCCGCCCTTGCACCGTGTAGCCACCGAAGGCGTTCACCGCCTGGGGCGTCAGGCCGATATGGGCCATCACCGGGATGCCGCGGGCAACGAGGAAGCGGATGGTCTCTGCCATGGCGACGCCGCCTTCCAGCTTCACCGCCGCGCAGCCGGTCTCGGTCATCACGCGGGCGGCGCTGCGGAACGCCTGCGCGGGACTTTCCTCATAGCTGCCGAACGGAAGGTCGACGACCATGAGGGCGTGCTCCACGCCGCGGCGCACGGCCTTGCCGTGCAGGATCATCATCTCCAGCGTCACGCCGAGGGTCGAGGGCAGGCCGTGCAGCACCATGCCGAGGCTATCGCCGACCAGCACCACGTCGCAATGGGGATCGACCAGCCGGGCGACCGGCGTCGTGTAGGCGGTCAGGCAGACCAGCGGGTCCTTGCCCTTGCGCGCGGCGATGTCCGGCAGCGCCAGGGCCGTGGCGCGTCCAGTCGCGCTCATTGTTATCACCTCCCGGGGATAGGCGTTCTCAGTCGGGCCCCGTGTTTCGCACAGGATTGTGCAGGTGCGAAGGAAAAACATGGCCGCAGGCGACCGGCGTGCGATTTCGACCGTATGCCGGCGAGTTCATTTCGCCGCCCGCGCCTTTGTGGCATTCCGTCGCGTCGCCCCCCTCAGGCCTCTTTTTCCAGCGCCAGCGGGTCTTCTTCGGCGAGCGTCTTGCGGCCGATGGCGATGACGGCAACGACCGAGAGGTTCATGGCGATCGCGTAGATGATCGCCGGCACCGACAAGAGCGGCGTCTGCAGGAGCACGAAGGCGATGAACATGGCGAGCGCCACGTTCTGCAGGCCGCACTCCACGGCAATGGCGATCGCCCGGCGGGCCTGGAGCCTCAGGAGCGCGGCAAGGCCGAAGCCGAGGCCAATGGCCAGGACGTTGAGGGCAATGACGGCCGGACCAACCTCGGCCCAGTAGGTGCTGATCGAATCGCGTTCGACCCAGAAGGTCCAGGCGACAATGAGGGCAAAGATCAGCGTCGCCAGACGCCGGGCAAGGCCGAGATTGCGGCGCACGAAGCCCGGTGCCCTGGCGCGGATCGTCATGCCGATGACGAGCGGCAGCGCGGTGACGACGACGATCGAGCCGATGGTGCGGCCGAGCGGCATGGAGATCGTCTCCGCGGTGCCGAGGAAATACGCAAGGCCGAAGCCGACGACCAGCGGCACGGTGATCAGCGACAGGGCGCTGGTC
Proteins encoded in this region:
- the panB gene encoding 3-methyl-2-oxobutanoate hydroxymethyltransferase translates to MSATGRATALALPDIAARKGKDPLVCLTAYTTPVARLVDPHCDVVLVGDSLGMVLHGLPSTLGVTLEMMILHGKAVRRGVEHALMVVDLPFGSYEESPAQAFRSAARVMTETGCAAVKLEGGVAMAETIRFLVARGIPVMAHIGLTPQAVNAFGGYTVQGRGAAAERILEDARAIAEAGAFSVVIEKIPESLARRITEEIAIPTIGIGASPACDGQILVVDDMLGLFTDFRPKFVKRYAELGEAAQGAVAAYADDVRARRFPAPEHVFADKPKAKAGAGAK
- a CDS encoding bile acid:sodium symporter family protein; the protein is MTANILLPAGLFVIMTVVGLGMRPIDFARLADGKRALVFGLAAQILGLPLIAFGIAHGLGLSPEMAVGLVILAASPGGVTSNFLTMLARGDVALSIAMTAVTSALSLITVPLVVGFGLAYFLGTAETISMPLGRTIGSIVVVTALPLVIGMTIRARAPGFVRRNLGLARRLATLIFALIVAWTFWVERDSISTYWAEVGPAVIALNVLAIGLGFGLAALLRLQARRAIAIAVECGLQNVALAMFIAFVLLQTPLLSVPAIIYAIAMNLSVVAVIAIGRKTLAEEDPLALEKEA